The stretch of DNA TAAAAAAAGAAAAAAAATAGAATCATAAATATGATTCTGCGATGGATGATACACCAGCACCAGCATCTTCAATTACGCCTAAACCTTTTAAGGTCATACCAATAGCGGCAAAGGTTTGAGTTAATTCTTTGTAGGAGATATTTCCCATGTGTCCGATTCTGAAAATATTTCCTTTCAAGTGGTCTTGTCCACCAGCCAATTCTACACCATACTTATCACGGGTAGTACCTCTGAATTCAGCATCAGTAATTCCTTCAGGCATTTTAACCGCAGTTACAGTAGCGGAAGACACTGCTTCATCAGCAAATAATTCTAAACCTAATGCTTTAACTGCATCTACACTAGCTTTAGCTGCTTTGTGGTGACGTGCAACCCTGTTTTCAAGTCCTTCTTCCATAACCATTTTCAATGCTTCGTTCATTGCATAGGTAAGTGAAACGGATGGAGTGTATGGAGTTTCAGGTGGGACTTTGTCTCCACTTTTTCTTACAGCTTTCATGTCTAAATAGTAGGTATTGGTTTCTACTTTATCGACTGCAGCCCAAGCGTCATCGCTTAAGGTAATAGCAGCCATTCCAGGAGGTGCTGCTAAACATTTTTGAGATCCGGTAAGACAGACATCAATGCCGAATTTTTCAACGTCTACATAATCCCCTCCAAGGGATGATACGGTATCTACAATGTATAATGCATCGTAGTTTTTCATTACTTTACCGATTTCTTCAATAGGTGCAGCTACACCAGTGGAAGTTTCATTGTGGATTACACTAACTGCTTTAATATCTTCATCAGCTTCTAATGCTTCTTCAATTGCTTCAGGTGTTACAGCAGTTCCCCATTCGACTGCTAGCTCTTTGGATTCGATTCCATGAGTCTGAGCTATTTTCATGAAACGTTCTCCGAATTTTCCACCTACAACATTCAACATTTTTTCTCCAGGTGCTACAGTATTTGCAATACCTGCTTCCATTGCAGCAGTTCCAGATCCAGTTAATAAATAAGAATTATTTGGAGTTTGGAAAACTTTACTCATTAATTCAGTAGTTTCAGTTAAAATTTCACCATATTTAGCGCTTCTATGATTTACAACAGCTTTAGACATTGCATTAAGCACTCTAGGGTCCACAGTTGTTGGTCCAGGAAGCATTAATAAAATATCATTCATTAAATTTCCTCCATATTGAAAAGATTTAGCATTTCTAAACCTAATTTAATATTTATTTTACTACTTTTTATATATTATTATCGGAAAATCTTTTGCCGGTGAAAATAAAGAGTTCTGGGAGAGATTTTCTGCTGAAAATTCCCCTTAAAATATAATTTCATTAGTTATTTTCAATTAGAACAGTTTCAGCATGTTTTTCAGTGGTGTAAGTCAATATAATCCTATTTGAATTACTGATATTGAATAACTGTTAATAAAAAATTCAAAATCAGGGAAGGTTTTCTCATTAATTTAATTTATATAGGAATTTGTACAATATTATTAATTATGGAATTCAGCGGTGAGGAATTAACATTTAAGCGTATATTTAATTATATTTTTGGCTTATTTTTAATCACGTTAGGTGTTGCTTTTTCAATTAAATCTGGGCTTGGCTCAACGCCTGTTGCATCAATTCCTTATGCTTTGAATCTGATATTGAATGTGGATTTGGGAATTACAACATTCATGTTTCAAATATTTTTGGTTTGCCTTGAATTAGCCCTTTTAAGAAATAATTTCAAAAGAAAACATTTCCTGCAGGTAGCGGTAAGTCTTATTTTCGGGGTATTCACAAGCTTTTCAATTTCTCTAGTGAGTTTCGTACCTCCCGCCGGTAATATCTGGGTTGCTTTTTTATTGTGCATAATTTCCGTATTTCTGATAGCATTGGGCATATTTTTCTATGTCCCGACCAATATTGTTCCAGTATCCGTTGAAGGGGCGATACAAGCTATTGCAATCGTAACCGACAATCCGTTTCCTAAAATAAAAATATATTTTGATGTTACTGTTGTGTTGTCCTCCCTGATTTTGAGTTTGGTTTTTCTTGGAAACTTTGGAAGCGTGGGAATTGGAACAGTAATCGGTGCGGTATTTATCGGTTATGTAGTTAAATTGATTCATAAGTTAAATAAGATGTTGACAGGGGAGGACGTTGACTTAAAAAAGATGTGATTTCAATATATGGATTCATTTTTGTCCCGTTTAAATTCATCGAAATCATTTTCTATTCATAATATTCCATCTAATTTTTTGTTAAATCATTTCTAAATGTTTTTTCTTATAAATAAGTTTAGTTTCACAGTTCCAAATCATTTTTTAATACAAAATTATTAATAAATTAAAGGATAAAACTATAATCAGTGAGGTTTAAATATGGAATTTGGACTTTGGGAAAAATATTATATGGAAATACTTGATGATTTTGGGTTTTCAAGAAGCGGCGATGAGGAATCAGCAAAATTATTGGATGAAATTTTGTCAACTGAAGGTTGCCTTACATTGGATGATTTATCACAAATTGTTGGCTTTTCAGATAAGTTTATTGTATTCGGTGCAGGACCATCCCTCAAAGAGCACATTATAATGTTAAAAGAGGATTATGACTTAAAAAATTATGTTTTAGTCTCAGCAGATGGTGCAACAACCGCATTAATCGAAGAAAGACTGTCTCCTGATATTGTGGCCACTGATTTGGATGGCAATATTGACGATATACTTCTGGCAAATATAAGGGGGGCAAACATTGTAATTCATGCTCATGGAGACAATATTGATAAGATTGCTTCTTTAACATCATTTTTCAATAATGTGCTTGGAACAACACAGGCGCAACCAGTAGGAAACCTCTACAACTTTGGAGGATTCACAGATGGGGATAGGGCGCTATTTTTGGCAGTCGCCTTAGGAGCATCCGAAATCACACTGGCAGGAATGGATTTCGGGGATATCGTAACCCAATATTCAAGACCTAACTTGCCTGTTAAAACCGCAGAGGCAGATGATTTTAAGAAGAAAAAATTAATGTATGCTGAAAAGTTCACTAACTGGATAAAAGAAAACGAACCGGTTGAAATAATCAATTTATTGGAATAATAACAATTTTATAATAGTTTAAATAAAGTGGATAACATGGGAATTGAAGATATTTTAATGTATGATGAAAGTCTTTTTCAAAATATAAATGCTTTTGATCCGGATTATGTACCTCCAAACTATAATTTTAGAGATACACAAATGGAAGCTATGGCAATGTCCATAAGGCCGGCTATGAGAGGCGGTCAACCTTCAAACGCAATTGTTTTAGGTTCACCTGCTACAGGAAAAACAACAGCAATTAAGAAAGTTTTTGAGCTTGTTGAAAAGAATACTGAAAAGGTAGTTTGCGTTTATATTAATTGCCAAATCCACACTACCCGTTTTGGAATATTCTCACAAATATTTAAAAAGATGTTTGGACATCTCCCACCAGAAACCGGAGTTCCATTTTCCAGAATCTATGACCAAATCATGCAAAATCTTCAAAAAAATGAAAAATCACTTGTCATCGCATTGGATGATGTCAATTATCTATTCCAATCTAACAATGCTAATAAAATATTTTATGACATGTTGAGGGCATATGAATTATATCCAGGTGTCAGGACATCTATTTTTGCAATATTGTCCGATTTGGAATTTAAATATGCTTTTGACAAGAATGTAAATACCGTATTTATTCCTCAAGAAATAAACTTCCCGCTTTACACCTACTCAGAAATTGAAGATATCTTAAGAGATAGGGTAAAAGCAGGATTTTTCCCAGGTGTGCTAAGCGATGACATTTTAGAGCAGGTTGCAATGTATACTCATGAAAATGGCGATTTACGTATTGGCATTAATCTTTTAAAATCATGCGGCAATATTGCAGAAGCTTCAGCAAGCCGTGAAATCACTCAAGAACATTTTGATGAAGCCGTTGACTCATTAGTTTCCATTAATGTCAGTGAAACATTAAGTTTGTTAAGTGATGTCGAAAGGGATCTCTTAAAAATGATTGTTGATTGGGATGGAGTTTGTAAGGCTGGTGAATTGGCTGAAATGTTTAAAGAAAAAACAAACTCCAGTTATGCTTCTTTTAATAGGACATTGGATAAACTTGAATTTGTAAGGCTTATTGATACCAAATTTACAGGAAAAGGGGTTAGGGGAAATTCCCGTGAAATTATATTGCGTTTTAACCCCGATGAATACAACATCTAATTTTTCCTGTGGGGGAAATTAGTTTCTGTTAACATTAGATTTTTTGCATGGTAAGCCTGCAATCTAATGTGTAGCAGTAAGGGTTTGGTATTCAAAATCAAATAAATCCATTATATGATGTATGGATTTTGAGCAGCTACAACAGAAATAACAGATAAAAGTAACGCTGCTATAACTGCAAGCATTACCATGCAAGATTGAATATCTAAATTGCTGTACATAATTTCGTCTTTTATACTACTTCTTTTCCTTAAATCTACTTGTATTGTGGTGTCATTATTTCCGAACATTTTAATCACTATATTTAAAATTGTTAAAAGACTAATATAAAAAAAGAGTAAGAGAGCATTTGAAAAGT from Methanobrevibacter sp. YE315 encodes:
- a CDS encoding alanine--glyoxylate aminotransferase family protein: MNDILLMLPGPTTVDPRVLNAMSKAVVNHRSAKYGEILTETTELMSKVFQTPNNSYLLTGSGTAAMEAGIANTVAPGEKMLNVVGGKFGERFMKIAQTHGIESKELAVEWGTAVTPEAIEEALEADEDIKAVSVIHNETSTGVAAPIEEIGKVMKNYDALYIVDTVSSLGGDYVDVEKFGIDVCLTGSQKCLAAPPGMAAITLSDDAWAAVDKVETNTYYLDMKAVRKSGDKVPPETPYTPSVSLTYAMNEALKMVMEEGLENRVARHHKAAKASVDAVKALGLELFADEAVSSATVTAVKMPEGITDAEFRGTTRDKYGVELAGGQDHLKGNIFRIGHMGNISYKELTQTFAAIGMTLKGLGVIEDAGAGVSSIAESYL
- a CDS encoding YitT family protein, translated to MEFSGEELTFKRIFNYIFGLFLITLGVAFSIKSGLGSTPVASIPYALNLILNVDLGITTFMFQIFLVCLELALLRNNFKRKHFLQVAVSLIFGVFTSFSISLVSFVPPAGNIWVAFLLCIISVFLIALGIFFYVPTNIVPVSVEGAIQAIAIVTDNPFPKIKIYFDVTVVLSSLILSLVFLGNFGSVGIGTVIGAVFIGYVVKLIHKLNKMLTGEDVDLKKM
- a CDS encoding 6-hydroxymethylpterin diphosphokinase MptE-like protein, which codes for MEFGLWEKYYMEILDDFGFSRSGDEESAKLLDEILSTEGCLTLDDLSQIVGFSDKFIVFGAGPSLKEHIIMLKEDYDLKNYVLVSADGATTALIEERLSPDIVATDLDGNIDDILLANIRGANIVIHAHGDNIDKIASLTSFFNNVLGTTQAQPVGNLYNFGGFTDGDRALFLAVALGASEITLAGMDFGDIVTQYSRPNLPVKTAEADDFKKKKLMYAEKFTNWIKENEPVEIINLLE
- a CDS encoding ORC1-type DNA replication protein; amino-acid sequence: MDNMGIEDILMYDESLFQNINAFDPDYVPPNYNFRDTQMEAMAMSIRPAMRGGQPSNAIVLGSPATGKTTAIKKVFELVEKNTEKVVCVYINCQIHTTRFGIFSQIFKKMFGHLPPETGVPFSRIYDQIMQNLQKNEKSLVIALDDVNYLFQSNNANKIFYDMLRAYELYPGVRTSIFAILSDLEFKYAFDKNVNTVFIPQEINFPLYTYSEIEDILRDRVKAGFFPGVLSDDILEQVAMYTHENGDLRIGINLLKSCGNIAEASASREITQEHFDEAVDSLVSINVSETLSLLSDVERDLLKMIVDWDGVCKAGELAEMFKEKTNSSYASFNRTLDKLEFVRLIDTKFTGKGVRGNSREIILRFNPDEYNI